The following are encoded in a window of uncultured Sphaerochaeta sp. genomic DNA:
- a CDS encoding ABC transporter substrate-binding protein, translated as MFILILSLVLITTGCTKEEQKAVQLDTEEITKSVPSLKVGMMSAVDAAPFYHALEAGYYEDEGVDVELVLFTNGQHRQTALQTQQVDGAMSDLVALITQSTSDFRLIGTLSTDGAFPLLASGPLTEGTTITAGTMEISVTNYLLDAYLEDRYDVEKVFINEIPARLEAVVSSQLDTGIFPEPFASIGALRNLEKLTFEGIPKESLNIIAFTEKAIQEKESQIAGFHRAYGRAVKDIQADPELARTALMNAIPALPEAIRDTMGLPEYHEPSLPSESFTNEIISWTEGVTGTKYSAGAKELFDTRFVNAL; from the coding sequence ATGTTTATTCTCATCCTTTCCCTGGTGCTTATCACCACTGGATGTACAAAGGAAGAGCAGAAGGCTGTGCAACTAGACACAGAAGAGATAACCAAATCAGTTCCCTCCCTGAAAGTTGGAATGATGAGTGCAGTTGATGCAGCCCCCTTCTACCATGCATTGGAAGCAGGTTACTACGAAGATGAAGGTGTTGATGTCGAACTGGTGCTCTTTACCAACGGACAACATCGCCAGACAGCACTGCAGACACAGCAGGTTGATGGAGCCATGAGTGACTTGGTAGCCCTTATCACCCAGAGCACCAGTGATTTTCGCCTGATCGGCACACTCTCGACAGACGGAGCTTTCCCCTTGCTTGCATCCGGCCCTCTTACGGAGGGAACAACGATAACGGCTGGAACGATGGAGATCAGCGTAACCAACTATCTCCTTGATGCATACCTGGAAGATCGCTATGACGTTGAGAAGGTGTTCATCAATGAAATTCCTGCCCGTTTGGAAGCTGTCGTCTCCTCTCAGCTGGATACGGGCATCTTTCCTGAACCGTTTGCCAGCATCGGAGCGCTCAGGAATCTGGAGAAGCTCACATTCGAAGGTATACCGAAAGAGAGCCTGAACATCATTGCTTTCACCGAAAAGGCAATACAGGAGAAAGAAAGCCAGATCGCCGGATTTCATCGGGCATACGGTAGAGCAGTCAAGGATATCCAAGCTGACCCGGAGCTTGCCCGTACCGCCCTCATGAATGCTATTCCAGCACTGCCGGAAGCAATACGTGATACCATGGGCCTTCCTGAGTACCATGAGCCTTCCCTTCCAAGCGAATCCTTCACGAATGAGATCATCTCCTGGACTGAGGGCGTAACCGGAACCAAGT